The Mugil cephalus isolate CIBA_MC_2020 chromosome 21, CIBA_Mcephalus_1.1, whole genome shotgun sequence genome includes the window AGCTGAAACTACCAGTTAATTTTAGCACAGAACtttgttggttgattagaaagctgaaaatgagtactttttttttcctgtggacACTCTAGGAAAGGTTTCAGTATAATGATTTGCATGTTCGTGCCATGTACCTGTGACAGATAGATCAACTGGCCCAGGTCATCATAAGTAATTTCCTGTTTCATCCCAATGACATCGTCCACCTCTTTCTTagctctgaaaaataaaaataaataaatggctaGAGAAGCTATCCTTCACTAGCTATACTTTAAGTTACAGCATTATGATTACTTACTTCTCCAGTATTTCAGGATGTCTCGCCAGTTCCATGATGCAAAAACCCAGTTGATTGGCAGTTGTTTCTTGCCCTGAAATGTGTTAAGGCAAAGCTGAATCAGAACATTACTATAAGAAGAACAATACACAGCGCTTATGCAGAcgtattcttcttcttcttcttgtaaaCAAAAGAGTGTATATTAAGGCACCGGTTCACTCAGAAACACAATGGATGTCTATCACAAATGGCCCCCTTTATTCAGcagtttttttcatgcagataGAATGGATATGGTGAGTAGCTGAGCAAAtacgcatttaaaaaaaagccaatatCCATCAACAAATTTACACTGAAACTGGTGAAAGTGTGGAGGTAAATTTGACTGCCTCAAGTCACATCTCACAtaacaacagaaacagctgtAACTCACCCGCAATGAAGAATGTCACAAAATTGTCCAACATGAATTCATCATCTTCTTTAGACATGTTTTCCTCTAGAATAAGAACCAGATGGAAAGTagcatttgttattttaatctCGGTGCTTAGCCATTTGAGATTTTCCTTCTCGCAGAGATATCTAAACAGTGGTTCAATCAAATGTGAACGTTCAGGATCCTTACCTTTGCTGGCAGCTTTGATAATTTGCGTGAGAATGTCCTTGGGGACATCTTCGCCGTTTTGCATGGCAGTCTTCCGGTCTTGGATCCACCGAGCTCCAGTTGTACGCAGAAGGCGGCACGCTTCCTTCACTTCATTAATGAATGGTCTGTTCTTTGGATTGAACTGGAATTACAGATAAAAGCAAAttaacacaatacaacacaataacaataaccaaCATATAGAAAGGGATCTACCAATAAAGGTTTTGTAAAGTATTACCTCAAACAAAGTATCTCTGATATAGAACACCATCCCTTTCAGACATGTCTCAATGGCTTCAGGAAAAGGAGACTTATTAGTCAAGAGGTCTAAATCCACACCAAAAGCAATCTGAATATCATACAAGAAACATGTTAGAACATGATTAGAGGTTTGGTGGCGCTTTATTGCCATTTCTAAACAATTTGTCAGACTTCTACAGAGGAAGCTGTAAAACTGACTATACCTTAGCAATAACGTCTAGAGTAACACAGTTGACAAGGTGGAGCATCTTGGCTTCGGTCCCACTATCTGCAATATCTGAAAGTTTATTCATTAGTTTCTCTGCCCTCTCGTTGAAGGTGCCCATTAGACCTCTCAGGTATCTGGAAGTGATTATAGTTTGGACAAAGGAAGGAAATTAGATAAAGTTGCACAAAAGAAATGGAAGCAAACTGAAGATAATATTATCACAATCTAAAATACAAATcctaaaacaaagctgaaacagacGTCTTTGTTTAAGCTTACCATGACCTGAAGTCTGAGAACATTCACATTTATCTAGAATGATTGCAAACgctggaaatgaaataaagactGAGCAGATTCTCTCTTGTAGCGACAACTGAGTAACTCACAGACTGCTAAACGCAGGGTCCATGATTCTACGCTGTTTATACCAAAGGTCATGATCCACAGCTGTAACCAGGCCATTGCCTAAGAATCTTGGAAAGAGAGCAATGGGACAACATATTTAGAATAATGACGTTGCAAGATGATTTGACATTGCAAAGAAGTGATGATTTTTACTCTGTTAAGCTAACAGTACACTGTGAAACAATTATGTCACGTCAATAATGCAACTAATCTGAATCAAAAAGTACACTTTCCTCGTCTTCTGACTGCTGAGTGCATGTGAAGCCAGGGTTTATAGAGCAGGAATAACATAGTGATTCTGACAGTATGATGAATTACCTTTGACCAAACAGGTTGAAGAGTCGCTTGTAGAGGAATTTATCTTTGGGGTACTTTGGGGACATCAGGATTTCCTTAAACCACAACCGTTAGACATTGAAATGGGTTTGACTGTAAATATTACTATGAAGCATACCCATCTATATCCCAGTGCCCTTACACCTAGTTGGATTATCAATGCTTATGCAACAAAGTGCTTACCTTGGTCGCCTCTGGACAGgtcacacaaatgaaaacgaAATGCAGAACATTTGTCCTGTAAACAGGCCCATATTCCTCGGACCTATCAATGAGaaataagatttaaaagaaaacgttTCACCTATTACATACTGAAAGTGGATGTAGTAGTGTTGCGTAGAGGTGAACTATCACGAGATTTCAGAGAATCACAGAACCCGAGATTTGATACTGAAACATACTTGACAAAGTTGTCGAAACTGACTAGAGGttattgcatatatttttttcatttcgtATCATTCCATAGTTGGATTGGTGATTTGGATAAACTTACCATTCCCGGAACTTGTCGTGTATAATTTTGCCTTCTTTCATCACTTGAAGAAACGTTGGTGAATGTCCGAGGAAAAAACTGAGTGCAAAAAAACGGAGAAACAAAGTCAGCCCACTTGTTTCAGGTAACAATCACCTAAGTTTAATGTCCTGCTCGACTACGACCAGCTttcctcacctgtgtctcgGAGGCCCTGGAATGTGGTCATATTTCATATGAATGCGTTTGATGTACAGGCAGTAACCAAGAAACGCCAgtagaagcagaaagaaaagaatcacGGCCCCTTTAGCAGCCAAACTCAGAAGCATGTTAAAAAATCCCATGGTGGTAACTCAAGTCCTGCGCAGTTGCTGGCACTTACAGTCTGTTATGAACCGAGCGGAAACCTCTGGGTCTGACCAATTGTGACAATACGGAAGTGCAAAAGTGAGTTCAACGAGCTGCTACAAAAGGGAGCAAATTCCCACAGGCCCCCATGCTGAAAAGCCCAATATACAGCCTtgtacaaacaaataaattgttGTCTCTATAGGTTATTTCAGTTTCCATGACAAAAGGACGGAGGACGgggtgtttttttatatatacatataaaacattcgttctttgtttttttatttaggtcCAGCTGGCGAGATGATTTATGGCATAATACAGACTGtataaaatagtttaaataaataaatatgtatttacatttatatatgtataaatatgttaTACATGGCATATAATAATATCACACCAGAAGTCTTAATATTAAATTTTCTTATGTCTCCACATAGCACAGCACAGGCTCCATAGCTCAGTGGTTAGAGCACTGGTCTTGTAAACCAGGGGTCGCGAGTTCGATCCTCGCTGGGGCCTGGCAATTGGTGATTTTTCTCTATATGTTCCACGTTTATTtggactgtttttattttattttttttttaacttaaagaCGACCATCGATACAGTTCTTGAACGACTGACGGGCCCAGCTGTCCTTTACAAGACATCGGTATCAAGTATCGGTGTTTCCAAAAGTTAGCCATTTGATATGAGAAGTCACTGCTACGacttataattattaattagttAGCTTCTtcagctactcggatgagtggcgaaacgtcttcaagaaattctacaagtctaCAAgttattcaatgcttttttggacAGTCTATTACTTACTGTCGCATTTCACCACATTCCGTTAGCCCTGAATAGTATgactaattaataattataagtCGTAGCAGTGACTTCTCATTCGTCttctgaagaactgaagaagctactggcgaaacgtcttcaagaaattctacaagtccagctgaccttattcaatgcttttttggattaccatgacctgtatgactgagaaccttcacagacgtaaTAGACTGTCATCCTTTAAAAGATATGAAGAAACGTCACTACAAGTAGTCCTTGTACGGATTCGGGAGCCGTGACGTGTCAGGAtggccgagcggtctaaggcgctgCGTTCAGGTCGCAGTCTCCCCTGgaggcgtgggttcgaatcccacttctgacatCACATTTTTAACCAGACAATAACCCGACACTGTTAAACGACTCTCTATCAAGTACTTCCGCGTGGCGTTTATTAACTCGCACATCAATAATTCATTCCCCCACAGTTGGGAAATTCTCAAGCTAAACAAGTCACACTGGAAGCTCTCAGACTACAAGCGCGGGCCATCCGGCTGAATTTTGGAGAAGCGCCGTCGTGATTGGCCgtcggaaagatggaaatgtcggGCCGCGATTGGTCCGCCTcgcaattttggacaatggctacagggattggccgagagcaaagatggagacggcGAGCGGCAATTGGTCCGCCCCTCcaattttggacaatggctaCAGTGATTGGCCGAGAGCAAAGATGGACACGGGGCGACGTGATTGGAGGGGAAGATACAGACTCTCTCTGTCCTTGGAGGCAACTATCAAATAACTTTAGATATGTTTACACAGTCTTGTAATTAAAAAGTCCACTAGGTCAGGACAGGTCCATAAACGATAAGATAATCATTTTATTAATACCATAATGCCTTAgtaacagacaaacacatgcaaaaataaaggCATTTATGTCATGATTGATGCATATTGACTTAACTACATTTGAATGAATCATCTCAAACTTATTatagatttatttgtttcatattttcagattttacttGGTGAACTTCTCACTTCTGGATGGAGATTGTGTCCTTCAATCAGAATGGTCATGTAACACGTTGCATAGGCGCAAAAGTAAGTCACGCAACATTTTGTGTACAAAGGGTTAATCTGCTGATAACTTACTGGGCCTTAggtatacaccagtcagcccacaacaataaaaccagtgACGGGAGAAATaaatcttgtggcaattcagggCAGAGGTCTATCAACGATCAAAATCATCAGATCTCACTGAATCTTCACCTGATTTTCAAGccgtttggtttattataaatgtgattggttaaattaaaaatgcagacaacGTGCGTCAGTGGACGGTGACCCGCTGCCTGGTCTTCAGATGGAGCTCAGGTTCTTCTACAGAATTGGAGCTGCATTTGGACGCTGCTGGCTCCCCTCTGTGGAGGCCTACAGAAAACTGGCATCAGCATTTCAACTCTTAACATGAGCTGCGTGACGCTAGTGTCTCTTTACAACAACTCAGCTATGTAATTGCCGAGTATACGCCATCGTACGCAGCACTAGGGCAAGAGCCATCTCTCCTTAAAAGCTATGCTTGCTTCATGGAGCAGAAGCAGGTCTATGTGATGTGCACCCATTGCACTTTGTAAGCTTCAGTTCATGATATGATGCAGAGGTGAATTAGAGTTCTCAtaactttaaaacttttttttttttgaggcacaCCGTACTGACTCACAGGACAGAGTTCACCCCTCGCGAATTGGTTTCAGCACGACAGGACCAGGGAATTCCTCCACATCTAAAATAGGATCAGTAATGCCAGTTGGAGCGAGCAACGACGTAGGCAGATGTGCTTCACGCATCAGATCCCTCTTGCTTTCCCCTTTGCTGGTGACGCAGGAGGCCTTCCTTCTCTTTATGCAATTACACTCATCTCCAGGAGTACTGGAATAACAGGGTTATCATGTGAGTCAGCACAGATTCACACACAGGTTTGCTGAGGAAATTAAAGGCTTAGCGATGCAAATAGACATTGTCAATCGAATGCACacttatgtttgtttttggaaatgCACTGGTTGAACGTGCTTTGACGAATAAAGCACGAAAGCACGCATTGGTCTGTAACAGCGTCCTATTTCTAGGAAGAAACGTGATGGTCCGTAAAATATCTGATCTGACTGATTTTAACCAATTTAGGTGGCAGTGTGTGAGCACGGCGTTTAAGGTGGCGTAATCAGGAGCTCAACATGTCCTCTTGACATTCCTCAGGCTGACACAAAGCTAGAAAGCGACGAACTGCACTCTATAGGATTAGTGTTGCACGGTGAACCAAGCCGCCGATAGATACTTTTTGTCACAAGTGTGTGAAATCACCAACGGGAGACTCTGCACTCTGTGGCCTCTGGTGCGTGTGGTGCGGTCTGCAGGTCACTCGTTACATACGGGAACGGGAAAGTATGATTTCTAGGACACGCTGGGGAATCGTGTTCACATCTTTGTTGGTGCTAATATTTGGTTCATTCACACAGACAGCTAACACTGTGATTATATCCACAATCAAAATACTCCAGTTAATAAGCAAAAGTCACCCAAAGGGGCTAGTTTGAGCTTCCAAACGTATTGATATGTTTCACATGAATTAAAAAGTGCGATATTGTATATATGCAAGGCAAATTCTCTAACTCAAACATTCTGGAAATGATTTGTAACTAACTTCCCCCACATACTACAACCCTCTAATCACTGAGATTCAATGCCGTAAAGCTCTTTTTATTGACTTCGCTTTAAATGCAGCAACTTGTGAACAGCATCAGAAAGTTTTGCTCAAATGCCTCTGAATAAGTGAGCTCTCccattatttttaaagcatGAGGTGGTGTTGCTATAAGTAAGACTGCGGAAAGGTTTGAGGTGTGCTGTGTTGCACCGACAATGGCAGGAAGCACAGTGTGGGACGCTATTATGGGTGTACCACGATGTACCAGCAGGTGGTGCTCTATGTCAGTTTCTCAAGTCGCCAGCATTTCACTAAttctttcctcttttaaaaTAAGCTAGGAAACAACTGTGCAGCCTTTCAAAACACACCTGTGCATTGTGCATATGAAAAGTGTTGactatttttttcctgcaagaCATGACGCTATATTCTTTTCCAAGGCATTCAAGAATCTAAACATCACTTTCTCCCCCCTTCACATTTGTTCACTGCAATCCCCCCGCGTCTACTTCAGCGGCTGCTTCATACCTGCACATATTGTTCGCAATAGCCTTCCAGCTTGTCTGCATTCTTATCTTTAAAAAGAACGAGCAATCATATTTTAGGTCCAGGGTCTCGGCTCTGTGTAAACACTGGAGGCTAGGGGCCGTTTGATGTTGTTATGGCTGGCGGGCTGCCGCCTCAGTACTACTGGATCCCCAGGCCCCTCTCATGTCCAAAGGTATTGTGTTGGCCGTTCTTTTGATTATGTTATCAGCAGAGAGAGTTATAGGGAGAAAATTAAGACTCCCACTGGACACAAGTAAACAAGAGTTTGTAGAGTCTGGTCCATCCAAAGAATTTCAATTATTCTGGCTCCTCTGAGGATATTGATGTCCAAAGTTGGGATTATCGTGTTGAATATTGTTCTTGCTTGATAAAACAATTTGCCAGTCCAGCGTCTGGAAAAGAGATAAAAAgcttatataaatattaaagacAACGTGACAATAGACACTTCAAAAATAATgctttcttcttcatgtcttcatgCAAAAGAATGTAATATAAACCTTGGTATCGCTTTGGTTCCAAATGAAATATTCCGACTAACACACAAAGGTCTTGACATTTTGTGCTGGCGTTCAAGCTCTCGAGAGGATTGATCCTGAACCTTTCCCTTCGTGGCGCCAGAAGGTTGATCTTTTGGCGggttttagttatttatctttcttgtgattttatgagtgtttactttatGAGCAacgaagctatggtgacaaagtaatttccctcgtggatcattaaagtctgttgaAGTCTAAATCTTAGTGCAGACTTCCATGATGCTCAGAGGATGGATCCCACTGACTTCAGTGattcctgacttttttttccaatctcTGTCAGGGTGGATGgttagttgttattttttacttttgtttttttgccagatGATTTCAACAATGCATGGGATGGCTCAGTTTGAAATCTTGATGCAGACTTTCATGGTACCCAGAGGATTGATCCTACCGACTTGTAGTCAATGTATTGATCCTGGTGAtctggcagcatggaggggggtgataGAGTCAGaggatgctggaactcactCCTGAGGTGACGTGGAcctaacttaatgaaatatCAGTGGAGGGAGGTGCGCagttaaaaaaaacccaatgatgtgccacatactgcctgctgcagctggctaggctagttagcttgtgtcttcttgttggttgctagttggtagctgactgctagcctgctagttgttttttagtttgactgggcttctaaatgtgttttgctttagATCTTGGCACAAGTGAGTGTAACATgttgtgtaataatgaattgtAAAATATCTCAACAATATTAATGTATTGTAAACTATCATCGTACTCAGAAGAGTAATTCCTCCTTTGAGATTTCCTCAATCAGgataatatattttaacttaGTCATCCAGAGGTCCCAGAAGACACTTGCTTGAGACTAAAAGTTTTCcttcagtctttcttttttaggtCCCCAGGCCACGGACCATTACGGGGCCGCAAAGTTCTTGCTAGCAGGCCGCGAGAAGACTGTGATTGAGCAAAAccctgtgaatgaatgaatttttgTGGTAAATTCGCTAACCTTGGTACAGTCTGTTTGTGATGAACCTTCCCTGACTAGAAGGGGGAGAACCCCCGGCAGGGTTTACAGAGATCTCTTTCAGAGGAAAGTCTCTGCTGGGAGCACAGTGGAATGGATGGCAAACCTTGCGTACCTGTCTGCAGGTTGGCTGATGAAGTATCTGCATTCACGGCCAAACTGAAAGCGCACGGACTGCAAGTTGACAGGACCCTTTGTGACATGTTTCCAACATTAGCCGGGTTTTTACATGAGACTGAAGCTGCACCGTCCTTTTCCCAGCTGTTGACAGAATTTGACCGTTGACTCAAACCACAGTAAACAGTGTCCCTCAGTGTGTTATTACAAGCATTCTAGCAcagtgttagcatttagctcaaaatCTAGCTGTACTTACCGTTTTTTTCTGGCTTTCCACAGGTAAAGGCTTTATTTAGAGATTAGTCACGGTCTAGTCTCAGGACAAGGCCTCCCTCTGTGTCAGCCTGGTCAAGGAACGGGATCCATCAAACCCCAGATAATGAAAACTTTAAGTTGACCTGCGAAAACATGTGTACGGCTTTGTGTAAGGGTATGTGTTGTCAGACTCGGTGTGTTTGTTAGGTGGTGCCCTTGCAGAAAGGACAGGTTGGGGAAGAAGGCAGCTTCTAACAGAGAGGCATTTGAAGGGCCATGCTGTTTGCAGGTCGAGCAGCCGCTGTGCACCCAGAGGAAATCTCATGTTCCTGCCAGCCTACAAAAGTAAACAGATCTCTAACCACCGAGGGCTGGCACCAGGCCTGGGCCACCAGCACCATAACTAAAGAAATGAATCACATAGCAACACACATTCCCTGCCCAAAATGAAGGTGAAGGAAAACTCAGGACTTTGAATGACAGTCCAGTGTAAATGCAATCAAGGTAAATTGATGAGGTCGGTCGGCTTGAATGTCGGTGTTACCGCAGCACACGCCCTCCGAAATGATATGATGCACGTGCCCTCTGTAAGCCGTGAAGTGCGTTCACCCGGGTTTTAAATGCATCTGCCCGGAAAAACTCCGGCTCCATTCAGAATTTCAGATACCATCTTTCAGCCGCAGAGTTTTGAAAACTCCCCTCTCTTTTATGttcccctttcctccctctgttttccctctCCTCGCTTTCTCCTCTGTCTACACATCTGCGGTTATTTATCTGTTATTCTGTGGCAGCAATGTGGTCAACATGTGTCTGGCTTCCCTCCACACAGCACTCATCTGTAGTCAGCTTAGGAACCACTGGAGGACCATAGTAGACCTACCAGGCTCCTTGTTGTTCTCTCCACAGTGGATCCCTGCCATATGGATAGATGGAATTCTAAGCGCCTCCTTAGCTATACATATACCATTAGTACATCATCTGCTAATTGTGGCCCTTTTCCAACCTAAAGTTCTCTTGCAAgagcatttccttttttttttaagcacttgGGTCAACGGGAGCAGCAAGTGAAGGATAGACATCATGGCCGACCGGAATTAGAGCATCCGAGAGGAGTATTTGGTTTGCCTAAGCCTATGGATTTGCAATACTCTGACCTTTGAACTTTTAATCTCACTGTTATTTAATCCTCTGGAaagagtttagcttcagacaGCATGAAGGTACAGGCATATATCAACCTAGAAAAACCACAGCAGGGATGGATGATAGTGATTGTGGTTGTTAGTTAGGGCATGTATGGGCTTAAGAAGTTAAATGTGCATTACAGCAGGGCTAAACGCTGACCTGACCGATTGAGCAAAACCTCTAGTGTCATATTGACAACTTCTCTCTCTTGTGATTAAAGTTTAAGGGAATTTCTAACCAACCTAGTTCCTGAAACTCTGAGCCAAagccacaaattaaaaaatcacATTCTTGAATAATGTGTCTTTATTGTGGATTTCTCACTTGAAAGTCCAGTACCTGTTtggtaaagttttttttttttttttttttttttttgggagacTTGAAATGTGTGATGTTGTTGGTATGAAAGGTCGACTGCTGTCTAACACCAATTACTTTAAGAATAATTTAATTCTGTCATCGCTACATTCAAGATCTGCTCAATGTGGAAGAGTTAATTTAGGTTGAAGAAATTCTGCAGGCACAGTTTCATTACTTCTCATCAGGGCACACACTGATTACCAAACCACAACTGACATTTGGAGAttattaaacaaattaatattaGAGCTTCTCTTGGCTCTGTGGACATGGCTCAGCACATAATAGAAGGACCTTGCTTTAGTGGACTAACTTTGTATTTATCATTAAGGATATTTTAAAAGGGAATTAACAACTCATACGTTTGAGAAATGCATTTATGTGCTTCATAGGTAGCTGATAACAGATAACTTTTCAGACACTCGTGGACTATTGTTTGTCAGTGTCAGTATAGTACAAATGAAATGTATTGTGTAGCCAGATCTAGTGAGATTGTGCTGCTGAGACAGGTCTCATACAAAGTGTACATGTCTGTCTGAACAATTACATTGTAGCATCAAAATGTTTAATCTGTGCTCATTTTCATGTCCCTTTGGAGTGAAAAGACTCGGGGCCTGATGAAAACCCATGTGACATACAGTAGATGCAAGAAATGACCCTTATGTCCACCATCCAGTGaatcatcatcaacatttaAGGTGACGCTCCTGTGCTGAGCATACAGAATAGTTTGGTATGTACTTCTACAATGCCCTGCTATCTCTGGAGCTACTCTGCAAAGTGTggacaaacaaatgacacattacGTAGTCAGATGATGAATGCAaggtctttatatatatttcttcagTATAATTGCATCAACATATTCATAGAGCACTGCAGTACAACAcagaatgaaacacagacacctGTTGTTGCTGTATGAAGTGATACGAGGCAAGAGTTTTCCCTTTTGTTAACGGGTGCCTTCATTTTTCAGTCTGACTAGTGCACCATGTTGAGTATAGATTCATTTCAAAGCTtcagcaaactttaaaaaaagagacaaataaatactgtacaacACCATATATGTAATACTAGATTcagaaatcacaaaaaaagatCATGCTTTTCTCAACAGAACACTGCTATGTATTATGCACCTTCATATAACAATGCAGCATTTCTGGCGAGTTTCCCTTCACAATAACACTATCATCGACAAAACGGCAGAAATAAAGTGCCTTCCTTTAAAATTGGTGATTCCAAAATGTGAATGCTTGTTCGCATATACACATCTGGAGGCAGAAttcctgaaataaaaaaggtttgGAGCAAACATCCATAGAATTACATTGGATAGAAAGGACAGGTATTAGAGCGCACAGGTACCTAGTTCCTGTTGTCATTATGAATATTTTGTGTCAGCCAGAATACTGGCCAACAAGTATGGCCTCTGAGGGATGTTGGTTTTGTAGGGAAGTCCTTTCTACCCAATTAAGTTCTATACATAAACCCAAAGACCCTAACAGCTTGAACAGCAACAACATCTTCCTACCACACAACGCATCAACAACAACTATTCAGTTATAAGGTTTCCAACTGCTTtctgaaacagaacaaaagcatTTTCTGGATTACACACCCAATACACTTTGTACAAGGTCCAATAGCGCGCCGCTGTCGAGGTAAATGAACAAATTTGTTTGTCATGGTCATTTAGTCCCCCTGAGAACATTGTAGAGACACATCTATTAGCACAATCTAACCACTGCAGAACTTATTTTCTCCCTACATTTGCACTGTAGAGACTTGGAGGCTCTATTTACACAGGCACCAACAGTCTGATTTTTATCTCTTTGGCACCCAGATCATAGATTTTATTCCTGGctgtgaaagaaaatgtgaggaAACATGTGAAATCAAATGTGCGGTTCCTGTATTATTACTGACCAAAGGCTATTCATAATTCTCTACAGAAAGATAGATTAGCTTAGCTCTCTGGTTGTAATCAATCATATGTCTCAAAAGACTTTACATTACTCTGAATGCATGCAGCACCTTTTGGATGTACTGATGTGTTGTTGCCTAAAAATCCTTTGTAAAACCTAGAGCATTTCATATTGTAGCAGCATAGTTATCATATATGTCCGTTGGACTGTGTTTGTTAGATTAATGTAACTTGCACATATCCATGTTATACTGTATTTCCTAATGTAAAACCTGTGAGAAACATGATCGGGAATGTTTACCATAAGTTATCAATCACAAGTGCTCCAGGACACCATCAAAAGAAGCCAGAGGGTAGACATCATGCTTACAAGCACCCAGGAGAGTGTGCTAAATATAAAAAGAGAGGGCTTGATGTCATGCCAGATGTGTAACAGGTTGGCAAGCGATGGGACAACactacattttttgtttttgtttttttcttcattcgtGTATTTGACTTCAGTTGAGACGAGTCTGACATCAGGGCACTGCGCCAAATCCTAACTTGAGACAACCTGACTTCACCATTACTCCTGAATCTCCCAATCTCAACCGACTCATTAATGCATGGTTATTGGCAGATGAGTGGTTTTGATGAAATACTTCTTTTTAAGCTACACTGTCTTTTCTCAAATTAGGATTGGGCCATTGTGACTTCTCTCTGAGTGAAGTGGTAGTTTTGGCTGCGGTCCCTCAGTAGTCCCTGGCCTCTTCCAGTTCATTCATGAACACATCGTCATGGGGGTTTTGTGGGCAGCTCAATCCATTATTGGGTGGTCGCACCGTATGGAAGCGACTCCAGTCTCCCTTGCATAAGATCCAAGGCAGCACATCCACTTTCAAATGTAGCTCAGGTGAGAACTCAGTGCTGATCAGGTTAGGCGTGCCTGCGCCTTTACCCCGTGTGATCAGCCGACCGCGATCGTCGTAACAACAGTGCTGTGCAGCAAGAG containing:
- the LOC124998779 gene encoding cholesterol 24-hydroxylase; translation: MGFFNMLLSLAAKGAVILFFLLLLAFLGYCLYIKRIHMKYDHIPGPPRHSFFLGHSPTFLQVMKEGKIIHDKFREWSEEYGPVYRTNVLHFVFICVTCPEATKEILMSPKYPKDKFLYKRLFNLFGQRFLGNGLVTAVDHDLWYKQRRIMDPAFSSLYLRGLMGTFNERAEKLMNKLSDIADSGTEAKMLHLVNCVTLDVIAKIAFGVDLDLLTNKSPFPEAIETCLKGMVFYIRDTLFEFNPKNRPFINEVKEACRLLRTTGARWIQDRKTAMQNGEDVPKDILTQIIKAASKEENMSKEDDEFMLDNFVTFFIAGQETTANQLGFCIMELARHPEILEKAKKEVDDVIGMKQEITYDDLGQLIYLSQVLKEVLRIYPTAPGTSRDVVEDMVIDGIHVPGGCTAFFSSYVTGRMEKFFKDPLTFDPERFHPDAPKPYYCYFPFALGPRSCLGQNFAQMEAKVVMAKLIQRFDFTLLPGETFEVLDTGTLRPKSGVLCSVRHRKYSK